In a single window of the Paenibacillus sp. MMS20-IR301 genome:
- a CDS encoding sugar ABC transporter permease, producing the protein MIYKWKRLGENSLFLMPSIILTITLGIYPLVWMLRYMFYDYAGYGEALFIGLDNFSRLIRDALFWESVRNTFVFAGGKLLLTLPLSLLLAVILNGRLRGSNLLRGIYFMPTVISTAVISVVFYNIFNSYNGMVNTVLMKLHLVSQPVDWLGPKHAMLTVIIVAVWGAVGNYMLLFLAGLQSIPQDLYESASIDGANAGRRFWNITLPMLAPVAQMVIMLAIIASLKGYESIMVITEGGPIGKTEVMYLYLYKLLFPVSTGSPVTQQLGYGSAVGFASAVIVGAVTGLYFFFSRKMNKVY; encoded by the coding sequence ATGATATACAAATGGAAAAGGCTCGGGGAGAATTCCCTGTTCCTTATGCCAAGCATTATTCTGACGATCACCCTCGGCATCTATCCTCTGGTCTGGATGCTGCGCTATATGTTCTATGATTATGCCGGATACGGCGAAGCGCTGTTCATCGGACTGGACAATTTCAGCCGGCTGATCCGTGATGCCCTGTTCTGGGAATCTGTACGCAACACCTTCGTCTTTGCCGGAGGCAAGCTGCTGCTGACCCTGCCGCTCTCCCTGCTGCTGGCTGTTATCCTCAACGGCAGGCTGCGCGGCTCGAATCTGCTCCGGGGCATCTATTTCATGCCGACGGTAATCAGTACGGCAGTCATCTCGGTTGTATTTTATAACATCTTCAATTCCTATAACGGGATGGTTAACACGGTTCTAATGAAGCTGCACCTGGTCTCCCAGCCGGTCGACTGGCTGGGTCCGAAGCATGCCATGCTGACCGTAATCATAGTGGCGGTCTGGGGGGCGGTCGGCAATTATATGCTGCTCTTTCTCGCCGGGCTGCAGAGCATTCCGCAGGACCTGTACGAGAGCGCGTCCATCGACGGGGCGAACGCCGGAAGACGCTTCTGGAATATTACGCTTCCGATGCTGGCTCCGGTTGCCCAGATGGTCATTATGCTGGCGATTATCGCTTCCCTGAAGGGCTATGAGAGCATCATGGTCATTACAGAAGGCGGCCCGATCGGCAAAACCGAAGTCATGTATCTCTATCTCTATAAGCTGCTGTTCCCTGTGTCCACAGGTTCACCGGTAACGCAGCAGCTGGGCTACGGCAGTGCCGTGGGCTTCGCCTCGGCTGTAATTGTCGGAGCGGTTACCGGCCTGTATTTCTTCTTCAGCCGCAAAATGAACAAGGTGTATTAG
- a CDS encoding FAD-dependent oxidoreductase — MNQDTNQEKLYDIVIYGGTAAGIAAAVQAAILGKSAVVIEPGTRIGGLTTGGLGDTDVGMKEAVGGLSLEFYRRVARKYGQDGACWLFEPHIALEAMQDLVREYKLEVVCGERLELKDGVTREGSRITAIRMESGTVYRARMFIDATYEGDLLGKAGVSYTVGREPNSMYGETLNGIQPGSELNELPAGIDPYVIKGDPSSGLLPRVNPGRGGGTGDGDNKLQAYNFRMCLTDNPDNRMEIAKPEGYNEADYEILFRAVEQGQRSRFFKLNRVSADKTDSNNNSGISTDYNGMNHSYAEADYRTREQIWEAHRIYQQGYVWTIQNHPRVPEDIRAIYRPWGLPLDEFTGSGHWTPQLYIRESRRMISDYVVTEHDVRLDNPVPDSIGMGSFAMDSHHTQYYVNEDGHVSTEGGFYVRLAAPYPISYRAIVPKRTECTNLLVPVCVSASHAAYGSIRMEPVFMILGQSAAAAAALALDADGIVQNVKYGQLQTVLVQAKQILYTDN, encoded by the coding sequence ATGAATCAGGATACGAATCAGGAAAAGCTGTATGATATCGTCATTTACGGGGGCACGGCCGCAGGGATTGCAGCAGCAGTCCAAGCAGCAATATTGGGTAAAAGCGCAGTGGTGATTGAGCCGGGCACGCGGATCGGCGGACTGACCACTGGAGGCCTGGGGGATACAGATGTGGGAATGAAGGAGGCGGTTGGCGGCTTATCCCTGGAGTTCTACCGGCGGGTAGCGCGGAAATATGGCCAGGACGGCGCCTGCTGGCTGTTCGAGCCTCATATTGCGCTTGAAGCGATGCAGGACTTAGTCCGGGAGTATAAGCTCGAGGTTGTCTGCGGGGAAAGACTTGAACTGAAGGACGGGGTGACCCGGGAAGGCTCAAGAATTACCGCGATCCGCATGGAATCGGGGACCGTCTATAGAGCCAGGATGTTTATCGACGCAACCTATGAAGGCGATCTGTTAGGCAAAGCGGGCGTGTCCTATACGGTCGGCCGGGAGCCGAACTCCATGTACGGGGAGACCTTAAACGGGATTCAGCCCGGCAGCGAGCTGAATGAGCTTCCCGCAGGCATTGACCCGTATGTCATAAAAGGGGACCCTTCGAGCGGCCTGCTCCCGCGCGTCAATCCCGGACGCGGCGGCGGCACCGGCGACGGGGACAACAAGCTTCAGGCGTATAATTTCCGTATGTGCCTGACGGACAATCCGGACAACCGCATGGAGATTGCTAAGCCGGAAGGCTACAACGAAGCCGATTATGAAATCCTGTTCCGGGCGGTTGAGCAGGGGCAGCGCTCACGGTTCTTCAAGCTCAACCGGGTCAGTGCGGATAAGACGGATTCCAATAATAACAGCGGTATTTCCACGGATTACAACGGTATGAACCACAGCTATGCAGAGGCGGATTACCGTACACGGGAACAGATATGGGAAGCCCACCGTATCTATCAGCAAGGCTACGTCTGGACCATCCAGAACCATCCGCGGGTGCCGGAGGACATCCGGGCAATCTACAGGCCGTGGGGGCTGCCGCTTGATGAATTCACTGGCAGCGGCCACTGGACCCCGCAGCTGTATATCCGGGAATCCCGGCGGATGATCAGTGATTACGTGGTGACAGAGCATGATGTCCGGCTGGACAACCCGGTGCCCGACTCTATCGGGATGGGCTCCTTCGCTATGGACTCGCACCATACCCAATACTACGTGAATGAAGACGGGCATGTAAGCACAGAGGGCGGTTTCTATGTGAGATTGGCGGCGCCTTATCCGATAAGCTACCGGGCGATTGTGCCGAAGCGGACGGAATGCACCAATCTGCTCGTCCCGGTCTGCGTATCCGCCAGCCATGCCGCTTACGGCTCCATCCGGATGGAGCCCGTATTCATGATCCTGGGGCAGTCGGCTGCCGCCGCTGCCGCGCTGGCTCTTGATGCGGACGGTATTGTTCAGAATGTGAAGTACGGGCAGCTGCAGACCGTGCTTGTTCAAGCCAAGCAGATTTTATATACAGACAATTAA
- a CDS encoding SGNH/GDSL hydrolase family protein, whose amino-acid sequence MKNLPLTEEWFHGAVSLEHREEGIKPWRIPYRDYDLYPPDGIGGKAEICSGVRLRLATDSKAVALSFEPLPEAAALDCLLDGQLFQTLRLAGGDREARFTELPPGRKELEIYLPQNTGITLSGLAIDHGASAEPLPDTRPRWVTYGSSITQCVAASSPSRTWPAIAAGEGGYHLTNLGFSGNCLMEPMIGRLIRSLPADLITLCVGVNIYGAAASSPRMFKPLLLGLLETIREKHRDTPLVVISPIYGTERETEENPLGFTLPLMRREIAETVQLLQARGDRHLHYMDGLDWFGPEDGALLTDGLHPGAEGYELLGRRFGARLEAALQAGRL is encoded by the coding sequence GTGAAGAACCTTCCGCTGACGGAGGAATGGTTCCACGGTGCGGTATCGCTTGAGCACCGGGAGGAGGGAATCAAGCCGTGGCGGATTCCTTACCGCGATTATGACCTGTATCCGCCGGACGGCATTGGCGGCAAGGCGGAAATCTGCTCCGGCGTCCGGTTGCGGCTGGCTACGGATTCCAAGGCCGTGGCCTTGTCATTCGAGCCGCTGCCGGAAGCGGCTGCACTTGATTGTCTTCTGGACGGGCAGCTGTTCCAGACCCTCCGGCTTGCCGGAGGGGACAGGGAAGCCCGGTTCACGGAACTTCCTCCGGGAAGAAAGGAGCTGGAAATCTATCTGCCGCAGAATACCGGGATTACGCTAAGCGGCCTTGCGATCGATCATGGAGCTTCGGCTGAGCCGCTGCCGGATACGCGGCCGCGTTGGGTAACCTATGGAAGCTCCATCACCCAGTGTGTGGCCGCCTCCAGCCCGTCGCGCACCTGGCCGGCCATTGCCGCCGGGGAAGGCGGTTATCATCTGACGAATCTCGGCTTCTCCGGCAACTGCCTGATGGAGCCGATGATCGGCCGGCTGATCCGCAGCCTGCCGGCTGACCTGATCACCCTGTGTGTCGGGGTGAACATTTACGGCGCTGCTGCTTCCAGCCCGCGGATGTTCAAGCCGCTGCTGCTCGGCCTGCTGGAGACGATCCGCGAGAAGCATCGGGACACACCGCTGGTTGTAATCTCTCCCATCTACGGGACGGAGCGGGAGACGGAGGAGAACCCGCTTGGCTTCACCCTGCCGCTTATGCGCAGGGAGATCGCGGAAACGGTGCAGCTGCTGCAGGCGCGGGGCGACCGCCATCTGCATTACATGGACGGGCTGGACTGGTTCGGCCCGGAGGACGGAGCGCTGCTCACGGATGGCCTGCATCCGGGTGCCGAAGGGTATGAGCTGCTGGGCAGGCGCTTCGGCGCCAGGCTGGAGGCTGCGCTTCAGGCCGGACGGCTGTAG
- a CDS encoding carbohydrate ABC transporter permease yields the protein MNEHVISKQPAGLKQGVPRQSGHAGRIAVRTVMWLFLLITALLTLFPLLMTLTGSLKTGAEMMTGGSLFPARLQFANYAEAWKQANFARYTWNSAFMSLMVTAGTLLVASMAAYVVDRRNFPGKRIYVTVQASMMFISVGAIVLRPQFDLMVALHLNTTLWGVILILVSAHSSTFFMLQGFFKAIPRELDEAAMVDGSGFIRTFFRIILPLLTPGLGVAGLFAFRHAWNEYILPLVFTMTNPKLQTLTVGLANLRYGSSAAMQIHLMMAGACLSILPMLLAYILANKTFIQVTAGSVKG from the coding sequence ATGAACGAACATGTGATATCCAAGCAGCCGGCAGGGTTGAAACAGGGGGTCCCCCGGCAGTCCGGCCATGCCGGAAGAATAGCGGTCCGGACGGTCATGTGGCTGTTCCTGCTGATAACGGCGCTCCTGACCCTGTTTCCGCTGCTGATGACGCTGACCGGCTCACTGAAGACCGGGGCGGAGATGATGACCGGCGGCAGCCTGTTTCCGGCCAGGCTGCAATTTGCCAACTACGCGGAAGCCTGGAAGCAGGCGAATTTTGCCCGCTATACCTGGAACAGTGCTTTTATGAGCCTCATGGTGACGGCGGGAACGCTGCTGGTAGCTTCAATGGCCGCTTATGTAGTGGACCGGCGGAATTTCCCCGGTAAAAGGATTTATGTCACGGTGCAGGCTTCCATGATGTTCATTTCGGTTGGCGCGATTGTGCTGCGTCCGCAGTTCGACCTGATGGTTGCGCTGCATCTGAATACGACACTCTGGGGCGTCATTCTGATTCTGGTCAGTGCCCATTCCAGTACGTTCTTCATGCTGCAGGGCTTCTTCAAAGCCATTCCGAGGGAGCTGGATGAAGCCGCTATGGTAGACGGCTCGGGGTTTATCCGCACCTTCTTCCGGATTATTCTCCCGCTGCTGACCCCGGGGCTGGGCGTTGCCGGACTGTTCGCCTTCCGCCATGCCTGGAATGAATATATTCTGCCGCTCGTATTCACAATGACCAATCCGAAGCTGCAGACGCTGACTGTCGGGCTGGCGAATCTCCGCTATGGCTCCTCGGCTGCGATGCAGATCCATCTGATGATGGCCGGAGCCTGCCTGTCGATTCTGCCGATGCTGCTGGCTTATATTCTGGCGAACAAGACCTTCATCCAGGTTACAGCCGGTTCGGTCAAGGGCTAA
- a CDS encoding extracellular solute-binding protein — protein MQKKWWGLSLSFMLAAGIAGCGGNNNGNGGTATKAPEAGTASPAATAAADTEGAASEPVQLKYWTDDRHDQEYIKELINTFNETNGENIQVELTVMSENYAQSVDIAFTSNQAPDVLRLKSGNTGEFVKKGYLAPIDGYLTDDIKTKFGSVIIDNVNRFDGKVYSLANTGLTLRLIYNKDLFDKAGIANPPASLQEMVEDAKKITEAGKAEGVYGFALNFKSPKSAFDRSIREILSLSGYQGLGFDLKTGQFDFAPYSQTIEYFKQMYEDKSILPGAETLDIDPLRAQFAAGKIGMYLSFSTEPGVYKDQFPTDINWAGALAPTLDGQIKGTSEIVSAGTWLGISAKSAHQEAAWKFMQYMYGDDVLKTYHEKGFGIAVVPSIVEQAKNPEIAGMEGFLVGEHDSLWPAVPNVTPEGATYADAFFKYILAGGDAKAITEDLNTRYNAALSKAVEKGEVKVTPDAAFDPLKPQGE, from the coding sequence ATGCAGAAAAAATGGTGGGGTCTCAGCCTGAGCTTTATGCTGGCTGCAGGAATTGCAGGGTGCGGCGGGAATAACAACGGCAACGGCGGTACGGCGACTAAAGCGCCTGAAGCAGGCACGGCAAGTCCCGCAGCTACGGCTGCGGCCGATACGGAAGGCGCCGCAAGCGAGCCTGTACAGCTGAAATACTGGACCGACGACCGTCATGACCAGGAATACATCAAGGAACTGATCAATACATTCAATGAAACCAACGGTGAGAATATCCAGGTTGAATTGACGGTGATGTCCGAGAATTACGCCCAGAGCGTAGACATCGCGTTTACCAGCAATCAGGCACCGGATGTGCTGCGGCTGAAGAGCGGCAATACGGGCGAGTTTGTCAAAAAAGGATATCTGGCACCGATCGACGGTTATCTTACCGATGACATCAAGACGAAATTCGGCAGCGTCATTATTGACAATGTCAACCGGTTTGACGGCAAGGTGTACTCCCTGGCCAACACCGGTCTGACCTTGCGGCTGATCTATAACAAGGATCTGTTTGACAAAGCCGGCATTGCCAATCCTCCGGCATCGCTGCAGGAAATGGTGGAGGATGCCAAGAAGATCACCGAAGCAGGCAAGGCTGAAGGCGTGTATGGCTTCGCACTGAACTTCAAAAGCCCGAAATCTGCATTTGACCGTTCCATCCGGGAGATTCTCTCCTTGAGCGGTTATCAGGGACTTGGGTTTGATCTGAAAACTGGCCAGTTTGATTTCGCGCCATACTCACAGACAATCGAATATTTCAAGCAGATGTATGAGGATAAAAGCATTCTGCCGGGTGCGGAGACACTCGACATCGACCCGCTGCGCGCCCAGTTTGCGGCAGGCAAAATCGGCATGTACCTCTCCTTCTCGACCGAGCCGGGTGTGTACAAAGACCAGTTCCCGACAGACATCAACTGGGCAGGCGCCCTGGCCCCGACGCTGGATGGTCAGATTAAAGGAACCTCTGAAATCGTATCTGCCGGAACCTGGCTCGGAATCAGTGCCAAGTCGGCACATCAGGAAGCAGCCTGGAAATTCATGCAGTACATGTACGGCGATGACGTCCTGAAGACTTATCATGAAAAAGGCTTTGGCATTGCTGTAGTGCCAAGTATTGTGGAACAGGCCAAAAATCCGGAGATCGCCGGAATGGAAGGGTTCCTGGTCGGCGAGCATGACTCCCTCTGGCCTGCGGTGCCGAACGTCACTCCGGAAGGCGCAACCTATGCGGATGCATTCTTCAAATATATCCTCGCAGGCGGAGACGCCAAGGCGATTACAGAAGATCTGAACACAAGATACAACGCCGCATTGTCCAAGGCTGTGGAGAAGGGCGAGGTTAAAGTTACGCCGGATGCCGCCTTTGATCCGCTGAAGCCGCAGGGAGAATAA
- a CDS encoding response regulator: MDDNGVISLCIIDDIKSVVEGLTSMNWAEQGIRVAGAAANGEEGLEMISELLPDLVITDIRMPRMDGLSMLRAVLECHRGCKVILISGYADFEYAQQAVQLGAFDFVVKPFTEEDIMKAVLRAKAEIMEERSKLFTLREMETRLRESLPVLRQEYFALLVSHRTAWEQAAARWEFLNIDLNPQGFVVMLIEIDHFQERAAELSIREVELIRFSLLNITQETIAEHTRCAVFRARHNRYLAVMNDCGPVSAVEIAERCCRNIERYTKFTVSVGVGGRVAETSELPDSYRQANRALSYHLFTEGNAAIRYDDIIQTGSQDPLSLEYKDELLLALRSGNVSRTGILLSAISETLQSLVSRQNPDYLLSLYDELAASAIRTFYELVPYQDIQPLIQRFRSIQGTAGLQLASLQRQLLELCTEGAGLVRKNSLSEGQKVIYEAIDYIKGRLSEDITVGECAAHVHLSASYFSSLFKKVTGVTVTQHVTAERIQKAKLLLVEGVQVQEVASAVGYEERRYFSEMFKKITGQTPSEFRAGYHPDRREEF, encoded by the coding sequence ATGGATGATAATGGTGTAATCAGCCTGTGCATTATTGACGATATCAAAAGCGTTGTCGAAGGCCTCACCAGCATGAATTGGGCGGAGCAGGGCATCCGCGTGGCGGGGGCGGCCGCCAACGGGGAGGAAGGGCTGGAGATGATCTCGGAGCTGCTTCCCGATCTGGTTATTACGGATATCCGGATGCCCCGGATGGACGGGCTGAGCATGCTGCGCGCCGTGCTGGAATGCCACCGCGGCTGCAAAGTGATTCTGATCAGCGGGTATGCTGATTTCGAATATGCGCAGCAGGCTGTACAGCTTGGCGCCTTCGACTTCGTCGTCAAGCCGTTTACAGAAGAGGATATTATGAAGGCGGTACTGCGGGCCAAAGCGGAGATTATGGAGGAACGCTCGAAGCTGTTTACGCTGCGGGAGATGGAGACAAGACTGCGGGAGAGCCTGCCGGTGCTGCGGCAGGAATACTTCGCACTGCTGGTCAGCCACCGCACGGCATGGGAGCAGGCGGCGGCACGCTGGGAATTCCTGAATATTGATCTGAATCCGCAGGGGTTTGTGGTGATGCTGATTGAGATTGATCATTTTCAGGAGCGGGCTGCCGAGCTGTCCATCCGGGAAGTGGAGCTGATCCGCTTCTCGCTGCTGAATATTACGCAGGAGACGATTGCCGAGCATACCCGGTGCGCTGTCTTCCGTGCCAGGCATAACCGCTACCTGGCGGTTATGAATGACTGCGGCCCGGTCAGTGCAGTCGAGATCGCAGAACGCTGCTGCCGGAACATTGAACGCTACACCAAGTTCACCGTCTCTGTAGGCGTAGGCGGGCGGGTTGCGGAGACCAGCGAGCTGCCAGATTCCTACCGGCAGGCCAACCGGGCGCTGTCCTATCATCTGTTCACGGAAGGCAATGCCGCCATCCGCTATGACGACATTATTCAGACCGGCAGCCAGGATCCGCTGTCCCTGGAATACAAGGATGAGCTGCTGCTGGCGCTGCGCTCCGGCAATGTCAGCCGGACGGGCATCCTTCTGTCGGCAATCTCCGAGACGCTGCAGAGCCTGGTCTCCCGGCAGAACCCGGATTATCTGCTCAGTCTGTACGATGAATTAGCTGCCTCCGCTATCCGTACCTTCTATGAACTGGTTCCGTACCAGGATATCCAGCCGCTGATCCAGAGGTTCCGCAGCATTCAGGGAACCGCCGGGCTGCAGCTGGCTTCGCTGCAGCGGCAGCTGCTGGAGCTGTGCACCGAGGGGGCCGGGCTGGTGCGCAAGAACAGCCTGTCTGAGGGGCAGAAGGTAATCTATGAAGCCATTGACTATATCAAGGGCCGCTTATCCGAAGATATAACCGTCGGTGAATGTGCCGCGCATGTCCACTTAAGCGCCAGCTATTTCTCCAGCCTGTTCAAGAAGGTGACCGGGGTAACGGTCACGCAGCACGTGACTGCAGAACGCATCCAGAAAGCCAAGCTGCTGCTGGTGGAAGGGGTGCAGGTACAGGAGGTGGCTTCTGCAGTAGGGTATGAGGAACGCAGATACTTCAGCGAGATGTTCAAGAAGATCACCGGCCAGACCCCGTCGGAGTTCAGGGCGGGCTACCACCCGGACCGCCGGGAGGAATTCTAG
- a CDS encoding FAD-dependent oxidoreductase, which produces MNYGHINLPSAAVPVSREVDVLVIGGGAAGVAAAIAAAEGGASTMIVEQRGYLGGMGTVALVPAFCPYTDKVKPIIRGLGLKLMERMKQACNPGFREEYREQLDWVPIDPEVLKRVYDDAIMESGVTPLFHTFVYDVVLSPDGQTVEGVVIVNKSGRSFIRCRYIIDCTGDGDIAALSGVPFKKGGEEGELQPGSMCYLLTNVDRIKFNRFLEETGDTGQLHRTVEQAIAEGALPEGRKSISGLAWVSDYLVGVNFGHVFGVDGTRAEALTRGAIEGRRTVLRQLEFFRRYVPGFEAAHLVASGEQLGIRETRRIQGDYTLTVDDFIAARSFPDDIARNAYYIDIHLATSKSDMTFNHLPPGVSHGVPYRVMLPVGIRNLWVAGRSVSSDRAVQGSLRVMPNCFSMGQACGTAASLALRDGGDSRSISVPELQQRLLDQDVWLGENFVPGAADDNAAAGQVL; this is translated from the coding sequence ATGAATTACGGACATATTAACCTGCCGTCCGCAGCTGTGCCCGTCTCCCGCGAGGTTGATGTGCTGGTTATTGGCGGAGGTGCCGCGGGAGTGGCTGCCGCCATCGCCGCAGCCGAAGGCGGTGCAAGCACGATGATTGTGGAGCAGCGGGGGTATCTGGGCGGCATGGGCACCGTAGCACTGGTGCCGGCCTTCTGCCCCTACACGGATAAGGTGAAGCCGATCATCCGCGGTCTCGGCCTGAAGCTGATGGAACGGATGAAGCAGGCCTGCAATCCCGGCTTCCGGGAGGAGTACAGGGAGCAGCTGGACTGGGTACCGATTGATCCGGAGGTGCTCAAGCGGGTATACGACGATGCAATTATGGAGAGCGGCGTTACGCCGCTGTTCCATACCTTTGTCTATGATGTAGTCCTGTCACCTGACGGACAGACGGTTGAGGGGGTTGTGATTGTCAACAAATCGGGGCGGTCCTTCATCCGCTGCCGTTATATTATCGACTGTACAGGTGACGGGGATATTGCCGCCTTGTCAGGTGTCCCGTTCAAGAAGGGCGGCGAAGAAGGTGAACTGCAGCCGGGGAGCATGTGTTACCTGCTGACGAATGTGGACCGGATCAAATTTAACAGATTCCTGGAAGAAACGGGCGATACGGGCCAGCTGCACCGGACGGTTGAACAGGCCATTGCCGAAGGAGCGCTGCCGGAAGGCCGCAAATCGATCTCCGGGCTGGCCTGGGTCAGTGATTATCTGGTCGGCGTCAACTTCGGACATGTGTTCGGTGTGGACGGTACGAGGGCTGAGGCATTGACACGCGGGGCGATAGAAGGCCGCCGGACGGTACTGCGGCAGCTGGAATTTTTCCGCAGATACGTCCCGGGCTTTGAGGCGGCACATCTGGTGGCGAGCGGAGAGCAGCTTGGCATCCGGGAAACCCGGCGCATCCAGGGCGATTATACGCTGACTGTGGACGATTTCATTGCGGCGCGTTCCTTCCCGGATGATATCGCCCGCAATGCCTATTATATTGATATTCACCTGGCGACGAGCAAGAGTGATATGACCTTCAATCACCTGCCGCCGGGAGTCTCGCACGGAGTGCCCTACAGGGTGATGCTTCCTGTCGGCATCCGCAATCTGTGGGTGGCCGGGCGCTCCGTGTCCTCGGACCGGGCAGTTCAAGGCTCCCTGCGGGTCATGCCGAACTGCTTCTCGATGGGACAGGCCTGCGGAACCGCAGCTTCCCTTGCGCTTCGCGACGGCGGGGATTCCCGCAGCATCTCGGTTCCTGAGCTGCAGCAGCGCCTGCTGGATCAGGACGTATGGCTCGGGGAGAATTTCGTCCCTGGTGCGGCGGATGACAACGCGGCAGCGGGGCAAGTGCTGTGA
- a CDS encoding AraC family transcriptional regulator encodes MADSHPPGSTVMYANYYTHTKPHSVKYEEGLNFYLFRLQAEGTCRALVDGKYETIIPGDLLIYPKGRPYELNVQPRTARDTGEVQPVSDYFLIGSGEWLDSWWQDNNLPAKTNIGFDDTVLTLWKHIVSEKSKIMENQEGVLDYLLRAFCLTLAQVIRIGQRSNGAETAYKLKQFIDRHAHEPLSLEQISASAGLSVSRCSYLFKAAFGQSLFAYCIDVRLKLAQQQVLYSSLTLEQIADKSGFQSYAHFCRMFRERFGHPPGEYRRLFGFRFNLC; translated from the coding sequence GTGGCAGACTCACATCCGCCCGGGTCCACTGTCATGTATGCCAATTATTATACACACACGAAGCCCCACTCCGTGAAGTACGAAGAGGGGCTGAATTTCTACCTGTTCCGGCTTCAGGCCGAAGGAACCTGCCGCGCGCTGGTGGACGGGAAATACGAGACCATCATCCCGGGGGATCTGCTCATTTATCCCAAGGGTCGGCCTTATGAATTAAACGTGCAGCCGCGGACCGCCCGGGATACGGGTGAGGTTCAGCCGGTCTCCGATTATTTCCTGATCGGCAGCGGGGAGTGGCTGGACTCCTGGTGGCAGGACAACAATCTGCCGGCCAAAACGAACATCGGCTTTGATGATACGGTCCTTACCTTATGGAAGCATATCGTCAGCGAGAAGAGTAAGATCATGGAGAACCAGGAGGGAGTCCTGGATTATCTCCTGAGAGCCTTTTGTCTGACGCTTGCGCAGGTAATCCGGATCGGGCAGCGCAGCAATGGTGCGGAAACTGCCTATAAGCTTAAGCAGTTCATAGACAGGCATGCCCATGAACCGCTTAGCCTGGAGCAGATCTCGGCCTCGGCCGGATTAAGTGTCTCCCGCTGCTCCTATCTGTTCAAAGCAGCCTTTGGCCAGTCGTTATTTGCCTACTGTATCGATGTCCGGCTTAAGCTTGCGCAGCAGCAGGTGCTCTACAGCAGCCTGACGCTTGAGCAGATTGCCGACAAATCGGGCTTCCAGAGCTACGCTCACTTCTGCCGGATGTTCCGCGAGCGGTTCGGGCATCCCCCGGGAGAATACCGGCGGCTGTTCGGCTTCCGGTTCAATCTCTGCTGA
- a CDS encoding glycoside hydrolase family 130 protein, with translation MNDLTIGNLTSSPVIVRHPLNPILKPADVPYGPAMVFNAGVAKFKGRYVMVFRNDYGDESAGIVAPHHTTNLGLAFSDDGISWEVQPEPCWSWHDEEVVRVYDPRLTVIGERCYLCFAVDTLHGLRGGIAVTEDFRSFEVLSLSLPDNRNMVLFPEQIGGRYVRLERPLPVYSRGGRDRFDMWMSDSPDLKYWGNHKLLLAVEQVAYANDKVGPGAPPVKTDKGWLTTFHAVDLDHSRGKNGWEESWKKRYTAGIMLLDLEDPSRIIGRAQAPLLAPEALYETSGGFRNHVIFPGGMILEDSGEVKIYYGAADTVECLATAHVDDLLRLCLEGGRV, from the coding sequence ATGAACGATTTAACGATAGGCAATCTTACTTCAAGTCCGGTAATCGTCCGGCATCCGCTGAATCCTATCCTGAAGCCGGCGGATGTTCCCTACGGTCCGGCTATGGTCTTCAATGCCGGTGTGGCGAAGTTCAAGGGCCGGTATGTAATGGTGTTCCGCAATGACTACGGGGATGAGAGCGCGGGAATCGTCGCCCCTCATCACACGACTAATCTGGGCCTCGCATTCAGCGATGACGGCATTTCCTGGGAGGTACAGCCGGAGCCGTGCTGGTCCTGGCATGACGAGGAAGTGGTCCGCGTGTATGATCCGCGGCTGACGGTGATCGGCGAACGCTGCTATCTGTGCTTTGCGGTCGATACGCTTCACGGCCTGCGCGGCGGCATCGCCGTGACGGAGGATTTCCGCTCGTTCGAGGTGCTGAGTCTGTCGCTGCCCGATAACCGCAACATGGTGCTCTTCCCGGAGCAGATCGGCGGCCGTTATGTAAGGCTTGAGCGCCCGCTGCCGGTCTACAGCCGGGGCGGCCGGGACCGCTTCGACATGTGGATGAGCGATTCCCCGGACCTGAAGTATTGGGGCAATCACAAGCTGCTGCTGGCGGTTGAGCAGGTGGCTTATGCGAATGACAAGGTGGGTCCCGGTGCCCCTCCGGTGAAGACGGACAAGGGCTGGCTGACTACCTTCCATGCTGTAGATCTTGACCACAGCCGGGGCAAGAACGGCTGGGAGGAGAGCTGGAAGAAGCGTTATACCGCCGGAATTATGCTGCTGGATCTTGAAGATCCAAGCCGGATTATCGGCCGGGCGCAGGCGCCGCTGCTGGCCCCGGAGGCGCTGTATGAGACCTCAGGCGGCTTCCGCAATCATGTGATTTTTCCCGGCGGGATGATTCTGGAGGATAGCGGAGAGGTCAAGATTTATTACGGTGCGGCGGATACGGTGGAATGCCTGGCGACTGCGCATGTGGATGACCTGCTCCGGCTGTGTCTGGAAGGAGGAAGAGTATGA